From the genome of Triticum aestivum cultivar Chinese Spring chromosome 1A, IWGSC CS RefSeq v2.1, whole genome shotgun sequence:
ATAGCTAATGAGAAGGGCCCTCCTAAGTCATCGGTCATCTGAGGTGTAAGGGAGAAGAACCTGCACCACCAGAGGAACcagagaggaggggggggggggggggggggctaaatagGAAAACTGAACACAAGGAGGTAGCTGGGTGAAAGCATGGCGAAAGGAATGGATTGCGGATGAGGAAGCAAAGACAGAACCAACAGTAGAAAGAGAGAAGAGCAGTAGGAAGACAGTTAATTTGTAGGGGCACACTTCCAATTTCTCAGGGTCTTTTTGGCTACATCTAGTCTCAGTAGAGCCTAAAAGGTTAGTGGTTCAGATAACTCCATTAGAACATTTCCTAGCTTGTCAAATCTTGTGAAACTTTCTTTCTTATCATGGACATATGAGGGGCTCATGGAGAAACAGAGCACAAACATTTGGTTTTTCTAGCTCATCGGCATACTCTTTAGAAATGACGAGCTAGATAATATAGAATTTAATCAAATTTATCCAGTGGAAGATCATGAATCATTATATTCATTGATACTTCCTTCCGACCAAGTAGACGACACCCTTTTTTTACTCTGCACGATATCAAAAACAAAACATTGGCAACAGACAACTACTCCTGAAGAGAGCTGTGTTCAATATGAATCTAGTCATGCCATTTCTATTATGCGTTCAGTACAAAAATTGTTAAACATCTATAATGACCGAAATTGAAGAAATCAGATTGCACACAAACCACAACAGCCAACATGTAGTCTGGATCAGACGAACTATACTGGAGATTATGGGAGTTAGACTGATAAACAGAGACATGTTGAGAAAATACGTAACCAGTCCACCTAAGATTAGCATAACTGTACAATAACTGTGAGTGCTAATTACATATGATAATGATTCTGCATCAGCAATAGTGTGAAATGGTTTCCCTAAAAAGAGCTATATGTGAAATGGCAAGCGCATATTATTAATAAAGGAAGTTTGAAGCCAAGTGCTGAGGTGCTGTTAGTTATCAACTATTTTGCATTGATGGAACAACAAACAAATCATCCTCGAACTTGATAGACCCATAACCACGGGAAAAAAATCAATGCAATGTAGCAAACAGCAAAAGTAAAAGGAAAGGGAAAAATATTCCATTCTGCTACTAGTAACAGATAGTACCTGCTCAATCATTACATCACGATAGCATGTCTATCAGGAGAAATCAGCTTACATATTGTGCAATACTCTAGCTCCATATGGTCCACCACCAATGCCCCCATCTACAATAGTATGTCAAGGAACCAATGAGATTCCAACGAACAGTCAAATAGGTAGATAAACACCATGCTGTATTTTGAGAAAATAATTCATACCTGATGCAACATTAGGAATAGATAAATTAAAGTAGCAGACAGGAAAGGAGAAGTATATAAAATTACACTTAAGTCGGTACATGCCACATTGGATAAAATGGAATATACTCATACTAATAAATGCTAGCAATAAAAGTGATCATGACTATTCATATTAAGATTATCTTTAAATAAATTTAGCCTGAATTCTCTAGCAAATGAATATGTCACTTCCAGCAGGACTCTTCTAAAAGTGAAAAACTACTTTGTGAACATCAAACCTGGTCGTTATTGGGGATTTAATATTACTAGCAAGATCGACAAAGATAACCATACTGAATGGAAGGAATACAACCAGCTTTAAGCTTCAGAATGTACCAATTGAGCAACCTCTTTGACATTTCAATTGGTTCAAGCAAGTTTTTCATGTAATTGTCTTCAATTTCAAAATACTGTGTATCTCATCTTGAGAAACATTTGCACTGCAGCGATGCACTAATACCACCATTATGAAATTCTTGAGTACGTCTAGTGGCCCGCAACAAAATTTTAGTTCAATTAATCTACATAATATTTGCTGATCCACCTCAGATATATTACTTCTACAAATCTTTCCATTGTTTCGTTCTATGCACGACCCAAAGTAAACAGGTAAAACGACATAACTCAACAATAATAATCCAAGAATATCAAATAACTTGGTTTCTTTTTACCTGCAGTATAGACACCTTCAAATGGATAATGGCTATACCAGGGGTTGGATTTAATAACTTTCTTGAAATGCAATAGTTCAAACTGGACCATGAAGATGCCTCTAAGTGTCCCCAGTAAAACCACATTATTGACCTCAGCAAACCCGAGTATCCTTGGGCGCTCTATCTGCTTCTCTGAATTCAGGGAAAGTAGCTTATCCAATTCAACAGTTCTTCCGAGTAACCATGAAGCAACACCCTTGCAACTGGTCCTCCTCTTCCATAATTGCGCACGGAAGCCTCTCAGAAAGACGAAACCAAGGCCACCACCCTCTGCCGGCATAACCCAAATATTGCCATCTCTCATGTCTCCAGTGTTTCCCATTGGCATGGGTATCAAAGCTAGTCTCCGCTTATCCAAATCAAATTCAAGGATTCCTTGTGAATTCCCATAAAGCAACCAATAAAACGAACCCCCAACCATCACAGCAGGCATTCCCGGGTAAACCACGGTGGGAACACCAGAATTCTCGGACGGAAGCGGCGTTGAGACGAGCTTGTCCCAAACTCAAGTTGCTGACGAGTAAACAGAGGCTACTGCTTGTGTACTTTGCACGTCGCTGTTGCCTACCAAGACCACCTGGAAATGGTGTAAATCTCCCGGAGCACGACGCACCGCCGCGTTGATCCAGGTTTGCTTGGCGAACCCCCGGGGAATGTCCAGGCGGTGCTGGTCACCGGTGACGGGGTCCCACACCAGGAGCTGCTTCTGTGAGTCGTGCAAGATGAGTACGAGGCCATGGCGGCATCCGAGGATCCGGAAGCGGCCGCTGGCGGCGATTGGGACGGGGAAGCTGGATTGCGGGACGCGATTGGGGCGCTCCAGGATAGGCTGGAAGCGAACCTGGCAAAAATCATCGACGAGGCAGACAAGGAGGGGAGGGTTTCGGCGGTGGTGCGCGCGGAAGCGGCGGGAGAAGCCGGGGTCGGAGGCGAGGCTGCGCCACAATTTGCAGACGGCGGAGACGCGGGGGAGGGAGGAGGGCTGcggggggaggcggaggaggatctcggcGAGCAGGTCGTGGTCGTCCAGCGGCGGCGCCGCCGACGAGCGGGGGCCACTCATCTTCTCGCGTGCCTCACCGATGCGGGTTGGAAAGGTGAAGTGAGGTGCAGCAGGCTCTCAAGTGGGCTGTAGACTGAAGCCCACGAAGATATGTAAAGCGGATTTGATTTGGTGCACCTCTTCACGGTTTTTGAAATGTGCGACTTTTCAGATAAAAACCTCAAAACCCGTGTTCTTAAAAACATGCCACTTTCATGATCCAGAACTTGGGTTTATTTTGTTTGAGAACATAGCCCTTTTTCTAGAGGGGAACGTCAGTGGCCGGTGCGGCAGTTGAAGATTGGGTCGGTCGCACGCGGGACATACATGGAAGAGATCTAACGCTACTTGTTCCTTTCACGACTACGTGTTCTGTGAGACCTGCGCACCGTCCCCTCCCCCCTTCTTATCCATCCACGCACTCATCTATCctttccctcctctgtttctccaACTCCTCAATCTCGCCTCCTTCTCTCTGTCTCTCTTCCCCTGCAGCAGCCATGGCT
Proteins encoded in this window:
- the LOC123179961 gene encoding putative F-box protein At1g47765, which codes for MSGPRSSAAPPLDDHDLLAEILLRLPPQPSSLPRVSAVCKLWRSLASDPGFSRRFRAHHRRNPPLLVCLVDDFCQVRFQPILERPNRVPQSSFPVPIAASGRFRILGCRHGLVLILHDSQKQLLVWDPVTGDQHRLDIPRGFAKQTWINAAVRRAPGDLHHFQVVLVGNSDVQSTQAVASVYSSAT